The Prionailurus viverrinus isolate Anna chromosome B1, UM_Priviv_1.0, whole genome shotgun sequence genome includes the window AGGAGATTGTTTCAGAAGAGGCTGAGAAAAACACGCATGTTTAAATTACAGGCATTTAAAGAGTTTACAATTCAAACTAAAATTTAGGCCTGAgctaagaatatatatataatcttaaaaaaaaatctctaaaggCAATAAAGCATAGCTTAACAGTTTACGAAAAGTAATAGGTTTGCGATCTTGCTGTTTGAAAACATACTCATTTCCTGCTAGGTGAGTTTTCATCGTCTGGTCCACTATAAATTATAATGAATCGAGCAGATATTTCATGACAACTGCTAAAATAGAACCAGGCAGTTACGTTTCTGTCCTTTCAGAATCGtgtatggaagaagaaaaaaatagtgtaaaattGAAATTAACTTCGAAGGTCCTTGAAGATAGAACCTACATTGTGATCTTAAAACAACCATATTCTACTAGGCATACAAGTAAAAATCCGGTCTTTAATTAATTGATAGGAGTAACAATCGGAGTAAGATATTTAGACGTTAGCTTTCCAAAACCAATGGCACTGCTACAAAAGTGAATAATGGTAATAACATTTGCTGTTACTGTCTTGCATGAACTAAAAACGCCTTTCAGGGTAGGGAGTGTATGGAAAATATGTGggtttggttttttctttttcttttttttttttttttgtatcgcGTATTcaacttttaagatattttactCCAATTTTAATGTAGtttcttttaaagtgtttttgtttttctttcacttaattatCCATGAACTGTTAGGCAATTATCTGATGTTACCCATAGGTGGATCCACTGAGATATACTGAAGAAAAACAACTATATGCTTTGATTATTCTAGTAGAGATCTTCATACAAGTCTCTAGTAACctcattcattttcaaaaataaattctattccAAACTAGAACCTATGATACAAGAAGTTCAGTCGCCAAAGAATGGACAATTCAGCACGAGGCAATAAGCAtaggtttttgaaaaatactaatTGCTAGCAATTACATTGCCAAGAAGCTTGCGCTAAGGCTTAGCCAAAGGAAGTATGGACCGTGCAGCTGCTCTAAGTCAGTAAGTTACTGTAAGTCAAGAATTCTTCAAATGAAACCTGCTTCTTGTAAGACAGCTTTCTCTTTCTGAGAGAACTTGACCCCTagtacctatttaaaaaaatgttttttaaatgcccaGATAATCATGAATATATGCTGCCATTTCGCCCTCCCCACGGTTCAAAAGCATAGCTGGGGGGACCATGAAGAAATCACTCCATTCTTGAGGGCCTTACTTTCCTTGCTGACACAGGGTTCAAGTTCTCTTCCAGCGATCTACAATTCCACAGgacagctgtgtgacctcttaAACTTCACTGGGAGAACCATCTTCTGACAAGACGCAGATCACAGTTAAATACGAACCACCCTACGTGGTCTTCCAATGGCCAGAGCAGGGCTCCAAGAGCACAAAAGCACCTATCGACAGTTTTCTGTGGCAAGTTCccagcggaaaaaaaaaaaacaacaccctgACCCACAGGACACAGCTGCTCGAGACTGTGAAAATCATGGGAAAGCGGACTATTATTTCAAAGTGACGTGTTTTCAATCCTTGTAGGCCACGTTCTTCTTCCTCGGGGAGACACCGGGGACTCGAAAGAAAGACTGTTAACTGTTACTCTAATTTCAGAGAACTCTCAACTTGTTACTTTGGTCAGACAGCATTCGCCCTTTAAAAGGTTAACCTTGGAAAACTTTAAGTGGTCAATGGAAAAAGTTACAGGAGTAAGTAAGCACCGGTTAAGGTCCATTTCTGCTTCTGTCTCAGTCCTTGATCACGAAAATGACCTTAAACATACGAATCACTACAGGAAATGCTGACTGGATCAAAAAAGGACAACAAAATACGCTTTTCGATGTCAATGAACCAAAGCCGGCGGTCATTCAAACGTTGTACTGGGAAGATAACAAAACGGAGCCTGAATCGGAAAGGACCcggatgaataaaaaaaaaaaaaacaaaaaaaaacaaaaaaaaacaaaaaaccacaaaaacggCCCCGGGTTATTTCATAATTGCATTACCCACTCAAAATATACACACCCCGTAACCCAAGAGACGGTCAAGGCCGCCAAAAAACGTGAGTCCCCACTGCGAGGTATCACACGATTCCCGGATTCAAGTTTAGTTTTGGCCTCACCAGCCACCAAACCGTCCCCAAACGCGAAGAGGCGCAGAAAGCCAGCGGCTCGCGGAGCACCTCGGCAGAGGCGGACGGAGCCGCCGCCGGCAGGCTCCCCTCTCCCGCCGCCTGACAGCTCAGCGCGGGGCCccgggcgcggggcgggcggCTCGTCCCGGCCGGGCCACCGCCACCCCCGGCCAGACCTCGCGCGGGCCGACTCGCAACGAGACGGACTCGAAAGGAAAAAGCCTCTCCTTTCCGCCCGTCCCCTCATTGGACGACGGGGAAGAGTCACCGGCTCCCCGCACGCACCGTCTGCGGCGATCACGACCCTCCTTCGCAAGTTCGCTTCCCCAGGCCGCTCGTCCGAGGCCGCCGCCCGAGCCCGCCGGCCCCGCGTCCCCCGGCCCGTCCTCGAGGATCGCCGACAGCGGTCCTCCGGGTCGGGGCGCCCGCTGCGAGGGACggccgggccgccgccgccgccgccctcggTCCCGGGCGCCATTCGGCCGctgccccaacccccctcccccccgccgcgCCAGGCGTTCGAGGGGGCGCCCGACCGCAGCGGCTGCCGGCGCGACCCCCCTACCGGAGCCTCGCAGCCCACGGTGGCCgctgcccgcccgcccgccccgccgggGACTGGCGTCCCGAGCCCCGTCACCCTCCTCCGCCCTCCCAGTCCCCCGTCTCACTTGGGCGAGTGGCCCTCGTCGCCCCGGTCGCCGGCCCCGCGGCTCAGCCGGGCCGCCGCCCGCCGTACCTGGTGGTGGTTGTAGGAGTTCCTCTGCTGCAAGAAGGCGGCGGCCGCCGCCTGGTGCTGCTGCTGGAGCTGCGGGCTGACGGGCGACCTCCGGCTCTGCGGCTGCTGCGGCGCCGCGGGCGGCGGGGGCTGCTGCTGAGGTAAATTCatggcgggcggcggcggcgggggcacCGCGGCCGCCGAGAAGGGGCCGCCgaagccgccgccgccgccgccgccgccgctcgccGGCACGCTGAGTCCCGCGCAGCCGTGCGGGGACACGGGCGAGAAGCTCGGGAAGAAGGCCGGGTTCATGGACGACGGCAGCCCGGGGTAGAAGCCGTTCTCTGAATCGGGGCTGGGCGGCGGCATGGCGCTGAgcgagccgccgccgccgccgccgccgccgccgccacccggGGTGGCGGCCGAGGAGCCGGGctgctgcggctgcggctgcggcggCTGCTGGGGCGgaggcggctgctgctgctggggcggtggcggcggctggggctggggctggggcggcGGCGACGCGGTCTGCACCGACCAGGGGGTGCCGAAGCCGGGCAGTGGCGGCGGCGACGCGGAGCCGCCTCCCCCTCCGCCTCCCGggggccccccgcccccgccgccgcccgggtGCGGAAGGTCCGGGCTCTGCAGGCTGCTGAAGGCGCCCGCGCCGAGCGCCCCGCCGGGCAGGAGGTTACTGGGACTGTTGAGCAGAGGGTGGTTGGGGGACTCCATGGAGCCCGGCGCGGGGTTCACCGGCGGCGTCGAGGGGGCCAAGCCCGCATTGGGGGGCTCGGCGGCGCTGCCCTCGCCCGCGGCCGGGGTCTTGCGAGGGCTGCCCGCGCCTCCGTGGCGGCGCCGCGGGGCTGCGGGCGGCGAGGGCTGGAGCTGCGGGAGCGGGGGCAGGTCGGCCGGGCGCTGCCGCGGGGCGAAGTCCTGCGGCGGGAGGTGCTGCGGGTGCGGTACGCTGAACTGCTGCTGCTGCGGCGGCTGCTGTGGCTGCTGGCGCTGGGCGAGCTGCGCCGGCTGGAGGAGCGGGCCGGGCGGCGGCGGGCTGAACCGGCCGGGGCAgtggagcggcggcggcggcggcggcttcGAGTCCggagggtggggaaggtggggagggctgaactctttcctcttctggctgctcagctgctgctgctgccgcttaCTGAAGTCCTGCGGGGAGGAGGtgcggcagcagcagcaggaggaggcggaggaggaggaggggtggtgcAGACTCGGTTTGAAgtcctgggaggggaggaggtgggtcACACCCGCGTTCGTGCCGCCGCCGGGGTGGTGGTTGGGGAGTTTCTCCGCGGCCGCCGCCCCCGAGAGCGGCCGCGCCGGCTGCTGTGTCAGCCCCAGCAGCAGCTCATCCTGCATGGTCTGCTGATGCGCCAAGAacggggaggaagaggaagcggCGGCAGCAGAGCTGCCCGCGCCGCCGCAGCCGAGGGGGATAGAGAAGGGGGAGGCGGCCTCCGAGAAGCCGGTGACAGGCAACGGCGGCGGCGAGAGCGGGCCGAAGGGCGTGGTGGAGGGCAGCGGGGCGGCGGCCGCGGTGGGCCCCGTGGCGTAGGGACGGTACGCCCCGCTGCCGAATAGGGACCTGGGGCTGCTGCTTCGGAGAGGGGCGGTCTGCAGCACCCCAAATCCTAAGTCCCTCATTTATCAGGCCGGCGGCAGCCGGAGGAGAGGCGCCCCGTCCGCTGCCCCGCCTAGGAAACCGCCGGATCTGGGGCGGCGCGGCCGTGGTGGAAGGAGGGGGAgtcagtgagagagggacaccGTGACTGAGCCAGGGGCACCTACTTCGGCCCCGCCACCCCTCGCGGCAGTCACCGCCGCCTCCCGAGACCGGCTCGGgtgcgccgccgccgcctctgccGCCGCCTTCGCCGCTTAAGAACTCCGGAACGTGCGTCAGCGCCACCTCACAATCGCACCGCCCCCCGCGGTGCGTCCCGGCACGCGCGGGCGCGAGGCCGCCGCGCCCccgctgccccgcccccgccccgcccctcatTAATATGCAGGCACGGCCGGAGGCGCGCCTGCGCTCCCAGGAAGGCGGGGGAGCGCGAGAGCGAGCGGCTTCGGTCCTCCGGCCCCTTCGGCGTCCAGGGAAAAGGAGAGACCGGTGGCGGTGGAAGGCGGCCGACCGGAGTCCGAGCGCCCGGCGCGCGCGCGCACGAAGGCGTGCGCGAGCCGTCGGCGGCGACGGTTCCTGGGCAACGGCCCCTCCCGGCGCGGGGCTCGCACGCGCTCTCCCCCGTCGCCCTCGCGGCCCCGCCTCCTTCCTGTCacctccgccccgcccccggtcACATGAGGCTTGGCCGCTGGGACGCGGGCTTCCCAGGGCGGCGCGGGCCCgcgggggaaactgaggcctgggaatCAGACCGGGAGCGGCTCCTAGTGACCGTGGCCCCTCTCGCCTTCCAGGCTCAGCCCTTGGGGTCCTTAGGCCGGCAAGATCGTGCGGGCTCTGCCTGCCTTGCAGACCGCCGAGCGGCTCTCTCCGCACCTCGTGCCCCACCATGTCCCAGTCTTGGACGTGTCCTCGCTTCTCGTCGCCCTAGAAAGCGCCTTCTCGGGCTTGTTTCCGTATTTAGCTTCTCGTGCTGTGTGCTGCCTTGGACCTTCCTGCAGCTGCGTGAAGGTGTTTTCTTCAGGGCAAACAAGAACCCTCAGCTGTACACCAAACGTTTTCACTATAGCAATTGAGGAGCAGAGTCCCAGGAACCTAACCAGGCTCCGGGTGGCTTTTTACACACGTATATGCATATAACAGGTTACGTACGGGGCGAGCTCCCGTGGTAACCCTGGGCCATGTCCAAGTCTTCGTATTTCACAAAAGCATTCAATGTGCCATCGTCAGGGCTGCTGTGTGAGGGACTCCTCCTCACCACGTTCATTCTGGctcccctgtcccttccccccccaGGGAGACTCAAACATTTCCTAAGCTTTATGAgttttcaagagagaaagattTCTCACATCAGGGAAAAAAGGAGGCTCTGACTCAGCAACAGACTTGTTGAGGCTTGCAAAATGGAAGGGGAAAGAGCTTTCCATGGTAGAGCTCTTGTTGGAAGCAATAGCAGAGACACTAATCctgtgtatttccttttctaaagAAGCATTTAACATAGAGACAAAAATTACGTGAGGGTCTAGATAAAGAATAACAGAATGATCCTGTTTTGcagttttaactttttcttgGCACTTAGGAAGGGAAACTATTTAAAGAATCCTAGAATACAGTCTAATCCCAAAAGCAGTAGAGGGGGTGTTCAGACtacttgatattttaattttttaaatcggAATACAATTGACCTATAACATTGTATGGATTTAGGTGTACAGCGTAATAATTTGGTATATCTCTATATGCTGGAAAGTAGTTACCACAGTAAGTTTAattaatatccatcaccacacatagttaatTTTTTATCTTGTGAGACTCTACCTGATTTTGATTTGCAACTAGTCTAAGATTAAATAGTGTTATAAATGGACTGATGTAGGCAGAATGTACTTTGTGATGAGTCCTCATTCTCTCTAAAATTTCGTTTCTACTTTTGTTACTTCAGTGTTTCAAATTTACGTAAATCAGAATAAATACAGTAGAAAGAGAACAACATTGCAAAGGGAAAATATGTTTCATGTGTAAGGTTTATGTCTGATAGCCTGTCTAATGAACTAAGTTTGATATTGCCTTTACAATaggaaaaagtgtttttaaaaaaatcaaatggttcAGAAATTGGTCAGGTGTGTAGAAAATTGATTCGAGTTAATAATCTCAGAACCATTTTTAACAATCAGGCAAAATATAGAACAGgagaaatacttttattattctaaattacaATGTCTAGAAAATAACCTGAGCtcattacaattaaaaatataaatggccaTTTCCACAGCATCTATTGACAACTTCTtaactattatttattaatatatttgctAGGCAAAAACTACTTCACAACTGAAGACTTTAAGACtgtcttaaaaatgaacacattttttttttctaagtaaagtTATAAAGTTTGGAATCATCTGCCGATCCAACAACAAGtcttgaaagaggaagaaaatataggcatgAAAATTAGCTCAATCATCCACTAAAATTGCCATTAGTGCAATGTaaggagagagagcatacatTTACAAGCCAAATGCTACAATTCTGGGCTAAAGTTTGAATAAAAACAAGATTTCTTGGTGATCTGATACTGGTTTTGTTTTGGAGGATTTAGAGACCTCCAAAACGGGAGAAAAGCTGTCATGTTTGGTATTGCATAGTAAGGTCAAATTTCATATTAAGTACACCAAATTCCAAAATCCAATTACCAGACCTTCTGCCCACCACTTTAACATCTTGGAGAGTGTTGTGACAACTCCATTTTTTTCATAGAGAGGAAAGTTACATCCTGAAATATCGATCTTTTAAGCTGGCATGCCATCACTGAAAATATTCAAGCAGAAAGGTTTCCTATAGTGGAGGTGCAGGTGGgccagaggaaggggagggtggttGTGGTGTTCTAGAAGATCCAATGCCAAAATCTTAGGAGGGTGTACTCTCTGTTAACTATATGGTCGTCAACTCGGTCCCTGACCTTGTTTGACAGTCTCTCGATCATTTTCTACCACTGTCTTGGGCcagtgtctttaaaatatttttgctacaACCTAggacatacacatatacatgtgcacCTGAAAGAAAGCTTTAAGCAATTCTTACTCTTTTTACATGCAATGAACTCtacttttaaattctatttactgTTTTAAATCACTGAGTTGATCTCCAATCCTTAAGTTGATTTTTTAAGTCCCACGATTAGGTCATGAGTTgaaatttgttattattttaaaggttatttatttacttgagagagagtgcatgcgcacatgagggcaggaggggcagagagaggaagagagagaatcccaagcaggctgcaggctgtcagtgcagagccagacaaggggctctatcccacgaaccaggagatcatgaccggagccaaaatcaagagtcaggcgcttaacgaactgagctacccaggcgctcttGCCATGAGTTGAAATTTATTATCATTGTCCTAGAAGACTATTTCACACCTTCTCCTGTATCTCAAAGTCTCTTTACACCTTCTCTCCTACCCTCATTCTCAGCCGCTGACCTGGCTTTCtacttcactgagaaaatagaagtAGTTACAGGAGAGCTTCTTCAGGTCTTCACGGCATCCTTTTCCAGGCACCGTGCATCTTTTCCTACacaccttcttccttcctgctgcGTAGAGGGCTTGCCCACACCTCACACTCCCATCGAACGCCAAGCTCCTCCACTGGCACACCAGATCCTTCCTGCACCTGCTCAGGACATGGCTTCATAGACATCCTAGCGTTTCACAGACATCCCACATTTACCGTGTCCAAAATTGAACTCCCCCATCTTGGTAATGGCACTCCGTTGTCATAGCTGCTCAGgccaataaatgaataaataagcaaacaaataaataaaaaggtcatccttgatttctatttttcttacaaCATATTCAAACCATTATTACCTGCGGCGTATTGCCCCTTGAAATCATATCCAGAATGCAATCACTGCCCACCACAAGCAACCTAGGCCAGGCAACATGATCTCTCCCTTGGCTTCTTGCTATCACCCCCTAACTAGCCTCCGAGCTTCTGGTCTCATCTCCCCGTAGTCTATTCACACAGTAGCCAAAAGGCTCCTTTCAAAATGGAAGACAGATCATGTCAACTTCCCTGACTGAATACTTATATTTTCCCGGAATAATAGTCAAAACATTTTCAGTAACCAAATGGTCATTCACGATTGCCTTCTGCCTCCACTAACCCCTATGACCACTTCTACCCGCAATGGAATGCTTATTTCTTTAACATACCAGGCCAAGTTGGCCTCAGAGCCTTTGCCCTTGTAATTCTCCCTCCCTGGAACACTTGTCCCCTAAATACCAGCAGGGCTCGCTCTCATGTTTTGCATGTCTCTGTCTCATTTCTTTTAGGTCTCTGTTCAGCTCATTTCCTCAGTGATATCTTCCCTGACCACCATTGAAAGAACAGCCCCATCCTTCCATTCCAGCCTCCCTATTACTCACAAGTGGTTTGATTTTTTCCCCTGTCTGGCACTCTGTGTACCGACATTGTTTATCCTCCTATTAGATCACAAACTCTACAAGGAAAGGTGcattgttttgttcactgctgcatcTTCGGCACCTGGAACAATGatgcccggcacacagtaggcacctAAGAACTGTTAATTGTGCATGCACTGAATAATAGCTGTAAGTATACTATAGTAATATGAGGGTCCACTTATCAGCTGCTTATATGTTGGCAGGAGTTACCCAAACACCACCTACATGCTCCTAGGAATTCTAAGGAAGGCAAGATAGTTCCAGACGTCATCAGGGTAAATGTGTGAGGATGCACAGATAGGGCAGCTCAGGATTGCAACGCAAGGGAATAGATAAACCCGGACTCCAGGAGGCAGGACTTCTGTCTTAAGAGCCTAGAGAAGGAGTCCAGGTTTGACGGACGGGGATATTGAGGAAGGAGAGTGGAATGGAAGGGTTCATTATAGGAGCTGGAGCAAAGACAAGGAGTCAAGGCTCAGCTCATAGAAAGGGAATGAGTTCACATAGAAGGGCAACGAGGCCAACTTGATGCTGACCAGCCAAGCTGCTGGTTTCCTACTGCTTTCCAGCCTGGAAATGTTACTGACCCCATAGGGTGGGAAAGGGTTAGTGTTGAATGGAAGCTCATTAGCCTGACTTTGGGttggggcgggaggggagggtggggagtagAAATTAAGGCCCATACTGACCTTGTCCAACTTCAAGTTGCTTTATTGACACAACACCCCCAGAGTATCACCGTGTTTAATACTTCTggttcttttcctgcttttctaaACCTTCCTTCATACTCTTATCCGTTGCCTTCCTTCTCTTTACGTATCCCTCACATGTTGGAGTTCCTTAGGCTTATATTCTTGGTTCTCTTCATTACTTCTACATACTCTTTCTAGGTGACCTTATCCACTATcatgtttgcaaatatcatctatATGCTAATGTGCCAAACTCATATTTCCCACTGCCTTTTTAAAAGCTTGACCTTGGCTCAGACACATCAATATGTCCACACCTGAACTTACCAGCTTCCCCAAAACCTGTTCCTCTTCTTTTGCTCATTCACTGGGTTGATGGCATCATTACACAGTTGCTCAAGCTGGAAACATGATtcatcctcttcttccctctctcttaccTTCCAAAAGCAGTCAGTTACCATACTCTGTCAATTCTGTTGCAGAAATAGTGCTCAAATGTTGTCTCCTCGGTCCACTCCTCTACCTGTGTCTTAGCTCTCAgtcttttctctgtccttccctggcgCACAGACTCTAGCTGGCTTCCCTACCATTTCTTCTTCTGAATCTCTTCCCTTTGATAGTGTCAACAAACAAGGATCATCCTGTCACACATCCTGGTCAATAAGCACCTCCCTAGCTTCCACCCGATCATGTCCAAACTCTCTGGTGAATGGGACCCTTCAGAAGTTATCTGCAACATGCCTCTTTGCCTTTATCTCCTGTCACTCCCCCATAGTACCCAGTCTTCTATATCAGACATGTCTTTTCATACCTCTGGACCTTTGCATATGATGTTTCTACTCTCTGGAATGCTTCCTACCTCTTTTCATCAGCTCATGCATCCTTACTATTCAAGAGACAGTTCAAATGCCATAGCCTTTCCTGACTCTCCCTGGACAGTGAGTTAAATCCTTTTGTACATCCTCATACAACATTGTCATGATAATTTTCTCTTATTAGAACACTTGTCACATGGACAataattttctgtctccttcgcTATCTGCCCTTTGAACTCTGAGTTGCTCTAGGTCATGAACTTTCCTTTATGTATCTCGGCATCCTTTTGCCTGTCACTATACCTGAAGTGCAAgtgctcaatacatgtttgtGGATTAGTAATTTCCCAGTGAATGCTGtaggaaggagagatgaaggaacgaaaggagagaaagaaggaaaagaagggaaggagagaagaaggagggagggaaggaagaaaatgtacaCCTAAAAGTACACCTAAAAGTACACCTAAAAGGGGATATGCCATTTTCTCGAGAACCGTAACATTAGTGACTATGTttgctagaggaaagaaaaaaaaaaaaaaagaatagactgtaacaacaacaacagcaaaatctCACTCTTTCCCATTGTTTTCTTTGTCAATACCTACCTGAAAACTCCATTCCAGTTATTATGCTATTCAAAGATGAATGCattgacaaaggaaaaatatctaGAATATTTCCCTGCTGCTAATGTGTAGACTCCAAACACAATAAAAGGTCTTCACAGGTTATGTTACCCTTTGTGGAGCCTGGGAAATTTGTCATCCAACTCCGGTACTCCCACCTCGGAGGGAAGCCGTCAACCTCTGCAGTAATTCCTACCACATGCTCATTGGCACATAGACTGACTTAACCATTCCATTGCTTCTTGACTTGTATTTTTAGGTGTAGTTAATTTGACTAGATTATAAATCTTTGGAGGGAGTGGTTATGCCTGCCTtatatattcctttcttttcccgGTTCTTGATGTGTTTATGTATCCAgaaactatttattgagtgctaggtgctggggatatcACCCTGAACAAAACTGAAGATATATGCATTCTTCTGTGGCATCACAGAGGCTGTTGATATCAGCTATGATAATTCCCAGCCCTAACTGTCCAGAAAGAGTCATAAACAGTGAGATTCTAGGCTGAAACTGACCTACTAAATTGGAGTCCTACATGAGGTGACATAATCTTGCTGGGCTGGTCATGGGTGGAACCCTGGGGTGAATATGGAATATTGAACCAAGGCAACTTCAGCAGGAAGGCAGAAGAAATCACACACTGAAACACATTGTAATCCTAGGGATTTCCATTTATTATCTCCTTAACCTGTCATAGTATACTTTGTGACTAGGTAAGCAAAtagtattcctattttatagTTGGAAaacaaagtccagaaataaattaatttgctTCCAGTAGTTTGCACAGCCTGGGTTTAAAGCCCCCATCTTCCCATTGCTCAGTCTGCTGCTCCATTAGCTGTCCATTGGACTACCACCTGAGAAATGCAACTTATCTGAGCCAAACAGAGATGCAGGGACAAGCCCTAAGAGCAATGGTTGTTACTTCTACTAAAGGATAATGGCTGGAAAgagtaatcttttaaaactttttagtaACGCCTAACTAGCTGAACAGCGATGTGCAGTAGTGATCTCGGACTgagagcattttatttttgaaatatatagaCCACAAAACTTCAGAAATACTTTTCATATGTGCAtactaatttttttcctattagaaTAATGAGGCCTGGCAGTATATattgcatttaattattttctttcgtTCTGGAAAGCTAACTCCTTCAATTGATAAATTATTCTCTGTAGAGAAAAGTGAAGAAGAATTTGactcaatattaaatatttaaactttatgTAGATGAAGAATATTGCATCTATCAAATCTGATCTTAATACTTTTAGAATCTTAGATTAAAAGGTTTAAACCTTTTTTTGGAAACTGAATGTTTggttaacaaagaaaaatcatgaaCTCTATTTGATACCACACATTAcaacccttttaaaaaattcttttactgtttttatttatttttgagacagagagagacagcatgagcaggggaggggcagggagagagggagacacagaatccgaatctgaagcgggctccaggctctgagctgtcagcactgagcccgaggcggggctccaaccaaggaactgtgagatcatgacctgagctgaagtcggacgcccaacagactgagccacccaggtgccccaccccccatttttaTACAAGGATTGATCAAGTATAAAGACAATGTCTGAGTAACATTCTGAGGCAAGAGGAATATTTGATATTAGCCCAGGTTAGTGCACTGTCCTTACTGCTATCCATTCACCTTTACTGTGCTCTAGGTGGGACTATAGGAGTTCATTGCATCTTTTATCCAAAATTCATGTATAAGTGTAAGTCATTTAGGAAGTTTGCAGAACATAATCCAcagtaagaagaagaaaaatagaccTCAATTTGCAACAGAGAAAAATTATAGATAGATTTGtgtgaaaaaaaaactttagaaaattatCATAAGGACGTgaatcccatatatatatatatatatataaatactactgctaatgtttttaaaaaggcccaCAGTTGATCCATATTTCTCTCACATTAGGAGACCGGGAAGAGGGACATGCTGGACACCTGGGGGCTCTTGAGTCAGAGGTCTACCTGGCTTTTAGTCCCAACTCCCTCTGTTCCTGTGTAACTTCAGCAATTAAGTTTCGggaccttagttttctcatctttgtaAAAATGAAGGGAACAACAATCATCGTCCCAAAGCGAGGGTTGTGAAGatgattagaaatattttaagtagagAGTCTTCTGTAATGTTTGACACAGAACAGATGTtttgacaaacacacaaaaactctTAGCTATTATGAAGCTTAAAGGAAAGAGGAGACTCCAGGGCCAGATAGAACAACTCAGTGGTAGAACTTGGCTGGGGCAGAGGATGG containing:
- the CPEB2 gene encoding cytoplasmic polyadenylation element-binding protein 2 isoform X4, encoding MRDLGFGVLQTAPLRSSSPRSLFGSGAYRPYATGPTAAAAPLPSTTPFGPLSPPPLPVTGFSEAASPFSIPLGCGGAGSSAAAASSSSPFLAHQQTMQDELLLGLTQQPARPLSGAAAAEKLPNHHPGGGTNAGVTHLLPSQDFKPSLHHPSSSSASSCCCCRTSSPQDFSKRQQQQLSSQKRKEFSPPHLPHPPDSKPPPPPPLHCPGRFSPPPPGPLLQPAQLAQRQQPQQPPQQQQFSVPHPQHLPPQDFAPRQRPADLPPLPQLQPSPPAAPRRRHGGAGSPRKTPAAGEGSAAEPPNAGLAPSTPPVNPAPGSMESPNHPLLNSPSNLLPGGALGAGAFSSLQSPDLPHPGGGGGGGPPGGGGGGGSASPPPLPGFGTPWSVQTASPPPQPQPQPPPPPQQQQPPPPQQPPQPQPQQPGSSAATPGGGGGGGGGGGSLSAMPPPSPDSENGFYPGLPSSMNPAFFPSFSPVSPHGCAGLSVPASGGGGGGGGFGGPFSAAAVPPPPPPAMNLPQQQPPPPAAPQQPQSRRSPVSPQLQQQHQAAAAAFLQQRNSYNHHQPLLKQSPWSNHQSSGWGTGSVSWGAMHGRDHRRTGNMGIPGTMNQISPLKKPFSGNVIAPPKFTRSTPSLTPKSWIEDNVFRTDNNSNTLLPLQVRSSLQLPAWGSDSLQDSWCTAAGTSRIDQDRSRMYDSLNMHSLENSLIDIMRAEHDPLKGRLSYPHPGTDNLLMLNGRSSLFPIDDGLLDDGHNDQVGVLNSPTCYSAHQNGERIERFSRKVFVGGLPPDIDEDEITASFRRFGPLVVDWPHKAESKSYFPPKGYAFLLFQEESSVQALIDACIEEDGKLYLCVSSPTIKDKPVQIRPWNLSDSDFVMDGSQPLDPRKTIFVGGVPRPLRAVELAMIMDRLYGGVCYAGIDTDPELKYPKGAGRVAFSNQQSYIAAISARFVQLQHGDIDKRVEVKPYVLDDQMCDECQGARCGGKFAPFFCANVTCLQYYCEFCWANIHSRAGREFHKPLVKEGADRPRQIHFRWN